One part of the Paramormyrops kingsleyae isolate MSU_618 chromosome 2, PKINGS_0.4, whole genome shotgun sequence genome encodes these proteins:
- the LOC111838669 gene encoding zinc finger and BTB domain-containing protein 7C-like, whose protein sequence is MDSREEDRIGIPFPNHCSDLLCGLNEQRQDGTLCDVVLVVGDHEYRAHRAILAACSQYFKKLFTVGTDDSWHGVYEIDFVDHKPLAAILEFAYTSTLTVTNANVKEVLNAARMLEIPCIISVCQEILDTGGEEDEEEDMESEEEEEASREEEEDSSEKSTPGPEHQSQEVSAREQESPTSTSPGDGLSDEAEDPDPTEVMGEKQEDPKGPENRALKDFSIESLLQEGLYPKLSATDRTPLFPGFFPPMWNPEFPGFPPILKPNSIPLPYCPQRTSMPLDLAVKKEAIKEELQNEVHPNHFHSDFLKDFIRTGLSVDSDTSLGTIKDEGDLSSYLSFLSASQLGAFFPPWPLVEDKKMKPKASQQCPICNKVIQGAGKLPRHMRTHTGEKPYICSICEVRFTRQDKLKIHMRKHTGERPYICLHCNSKFVHNYDLKNHLRIHTGVRPYQCEHCTKSFTRSDHLHRHVKRQSCRVTRPRRGRRPMSRRPSLPLYLHSTPHEDRLCPNGFLPPSHNAAKPSFIDQKLPSALENFDSDDRRSLEAKFLDNNQPGVAERRRGVFAFALARDDILSRPPIYSPAVGHWAMRVEPQATS, encoded by the exons ATGGACAGCAGGGAGGAAGACCGGATCGGGATTCCCTTCCCCAACCACTGCAGTGACCTTCTGTGTGGCTTAAACGAGCAGCGTCAGGATGGAACCCTGTGCGATGTGGTGCTGGTTGTAGGAGACCACGAGTACCGTGCGCACAGAGCCATCTTGGCCGCCTGCAGCCAGTACTTCAAGAAGCTCTTCACAGTGGGGACAGATGACAGCTGGCATGGGGTCTATGAGATCGATTTTGTGGACCACAAGCCGCTGGCCGCCATCCTAGAGTTTGCCTATACCTCTACTCTCACGGTCACCAACGCCAATGTGAAGGAGGTCCTGAATGCTGCCCGGATGTTGGAGATCCCCTGCATCATCAGTGTGTGCCAGGAGATCCTGGACACTGGTGGAgaagaggatgaggaggaggacatggagagtgaggaggaagaggaggcctCCAGGGAAGAGGAAGAAGACTCTAGTGAAAAGTCAACACCTGGGCCGGAACACCAGAGCCAAGAAGTATCAGCCAGGGAACAAGAGAGTCCTACAAGCACCTCGCCAGGGGATGGTCTGTCTGACGAGGCAGAAGACCCTGACCCCACAGAGGTCATGGGGGAAAAACAGGAGGACCCCAAGGGTCCAGAGAACCGGGCCTTGAAAGACTTCTCCATTGAATCCTTGCTGCAGGAGGGGCTGTACCCCAAACTGTCTGCCACTGATAGAACACCCCTGTTTCCTGGGTTCTTTCCCCCAATGTGGAATCCAGAGTTTCCTGGATTTCCTCCAATATTGAAGCCTAATAGCATCCCTCTTCCATACTGCCCCCAGAGGACCAGCATGCCGTTGGACTTGGCGGTAAAGAAGGAGGCCATTAAAGAAGAGCTGCAGAATGAGGTCCATCCCAACCATTTCCACAGTGACTTTCTGAAAGACTTCATAAGAACTGGCCTCTCTGTAGACAGTGACACCAGCCTGGGAACCATTAAGGATGAGGGAGACCTCAGCTCATACTTGAGTTTTCTCAGTGCCTCCCAGCTGGGGGCTTTCTTCCCACCCTGGCCACTGGTGGAAGACAAAAAGATGAAGCCCAAGGCGTCCCAGCAGTGCCCCATCTGCAACAAGGTGATCCAGGGTGCAGGCAAGCTGCCCCGCCACATGAGGACCCACACGGGAGAGAAGCCCTACATCTGCAGCATTTGTGAAGTCCGCTTCACCAG GCAGGACAAGCTGAAAATCCACATGCGGAAACACACGGGTGAGCGGCCATACATCTGCCTGCACTGCAACTCAAAGTTTGTGCACAACTACGACCTGAAGAACCACCTGCGCATCCACACGGGCgtgaggccctaccagtgcgaGCACTGCACCAAGAGCTTCACGCGCTCCGACCACCTCCACCGGCACGTCAAGCGGCAGAGCTGTCGCGTGACGCGGCCCCGCCGCGGACGACGGCCCATGTCTCGccgcccctccctccccctctatCTTCACAGTACCCCACATGAGGACAGGCTGTGTCCCAATGGGTTCCTGCCCCCTAGTCACAATGCTGCCAAGCCTAGTTTCATtgaccagaagctccccagcgCCTTGGAGAACTTTGACAGCGATGACAGGCGGAGTCTAGAAGCAAAGTTCTTGGACAATAACCAACCAGGGGTGGCTGAGAGAAGGAGAGGAGTGTTTGCTTTCGCCCTGGCGCGGGATGACATCCTGTCCCGTCCACCCATCTACTCCCCAGCTGTTGGCCACTGGGCTATGAGGGTGGAGCCCCAGGCCACTAGTTAG